One window of Robiginitalea biformata HTCC2501 genomic DNA carries:
- a CDS encoding CoA-binding protein codes for MKKTLVFGASLKPSRYSNLAMRRLAEKGIETVAFGMVAGKAHGIEITRNIEEFQGIHTITLYMNPRRQEPFYDQLIALGPERIIFNPGTENPEFASRLRQSGIEALEACTLVMLGTGNY; via the coding sequence ATGAAAAAAACGCTTGTTTTCGGGGCCTCCCTGAAACCATCCCGCTACAGCAATTTGGCCATGCGGCGCCTGGCCGAAAAAGGCATTGAAACCGTGGCATTCGGGATGGTGGCCGGAAAAGCTCACGGTATTGAAATTACCCGGAATATTGAAGAATTCCAAGGAATCCACACGATAACGCTGTATATGAACCCGCGCAGGCAGGAACCTTTTTACGACCAGCTCATCGCACTTGGGCCCGAGCGCATCATCTTCAACCCCGGGACGGAAAACCCGGAATTTGCTTCCCGCCTCAGGCAGTCGGGGATAGAAGCCCTGGAGGCGTGCACCCTGGTCATGCTGGGTACCGGCAACTACTGA
- the rpmB gene encoding 50S ribosomal protein L28 has product MSKVCELTGKRAQFGNNVSFSINKTRRRFDVNLSKKRFYIPEEDRWITLKVSARALKAINRKGISAVLKEAKQKGIIQ; this is encoded by the coding sequence ATGTCTAAAGTCTGTGAACTTACCGGGAAACGAGCCCAATTTGGCAATAACGTTTCGTTTTCGATCAACAAGACGCGTCGGAGATTCGATGTAAATCTTTCAAAGAAGCGTTTTTATATCCCGGAGGAGGACCGCTGGATTACCCTCAAGGTATCGGCCCGGGCATTGAAGGCGATTAACCGGAAGGGGATTTCGGCAGTGCTCAAGGAGGCAAAACAGAAAGGTATCATCCAATAA
- the ftsY gene encoding signal recognition particle-docking protein FtsY has translation MSLFKKIFSSEKKETLDKGLEKSKTSFFSKLGKAVVGKSKVDDEVLDNLEEVLVTSDVGVETTLKIIGRIEERVARDKYVGTDELDRILREEIAGLLEETHSGEAAEVSLPEVEGPYVVMVVGVNGVGKTTTIGKLAHQFNQQGKKVILGAADTFRAAAIEQLEIWAERVGVPIVKQRMGSDPASVAFDTLSSAVGQQADIVLIDTAGRLHNKVNLMNELTKVRRVMQKVIPGAPHEVLLVLDGSTGQNAFEQARQFTRATEVNSLAVTKLDGTAKGGVVIGISDQFGIPVKYIGVGEGVEDLQVFNKYEFVDSFFKRQS, from the coding sequence ATGAGTTTATTCAAGAAAATCTTTTCCTCAGAGAAAAAGGAGACCCTGGACAAGGGGCTCGAAAAATCCAAGACCAGTTTCTTTTCCAAACTCGGCAAGGCCGTGGTAGGGAAGTCCAAGGTGGACGACGAAGTCCTGGACAACCTGGAAGAAGTACTCGTGACCTCGGATGTGGGGGTTGAGACCACCCTGAAAATCATCGGGCGCATCGAAGAACGCGTGGCCCGCGACAAGTATGTGGGCACGGACGAGCTGGACCGGATCCTCCGGGAAGAAATTGCCGGGCTGCTCGAAGAAACGCATTCGGGGGAGGCTGCCGAAGTAAGCCTGCCCGAAGTGGAGGGTCCCTACGTGGTGATGGTCGTGGGCGTGAACGGGGTCGGGAAGACCACCACCATCGGCAAGTTGGCGCACCAATTCAACCAGCAGGGCAAAAAGGTAATCCTCGGCGCGGCAGATACCTTCCGGGCGGCAGCCATCGAACAACTGGAAATTTGGGCAGAGCGCGTGGGGGTACCCATTGTCAAACAGCGCATGGGAAGCGACCCGGCCTCCGTAGCTTTTGATACGCTGAGTTCCGCTGTGGGCCAGCAGGCCGATATAGTCCTGATCGACACGGCCGGGCGGCTGCACAACAAGGTGAACCTGATGAATGAATTGACCAAGGTGCGCCGGGTAATGCAGAAAGTTATCCCGGGTGCACCCCATGAAGTCCTGTTGGTGCTGGACGGTTCCACCGGGCAAAATGCCTTTGAGCAGGCCCGGCAATTTACGCGGGCCACCGAGGTCAATTCCCTGGCAGTCACCAAGCTCGACGGCACGGCCAAAGGGGGCGTGGTAATCGGCATTTCGGATCAGTTTGGGATTCCGGTGAAATATATCGGTGTCGGGGAAGGGGTTGAGGACCTGCAGGTATTCAACAAATACGAATTCGTGGATTCTTTCTTTAAACGACAGTCTTGA
- a CDS encoding DUF4295 domain-containing protein encodes MAKKTVATLQSSSKRLTKAIKMVKSPKTGAYTFVEAVMPPEMVNDWLNSK; translated from the coding sequence ATGGCTAAGAAAACAGTAGCAACGTTACAATCATCGTCCAAGCGGCTGACCAAGGCTATCAAAATGGTCAAGTCTCCGAAAACAGGGGCGTATACTTTTGTGGAGGCAGTAATGCCGCCCGAAATGGTGAATGACTGGCTCAACAGTAAATAA
- a CDS encoding 3-oxoacyl-ACP synthase III family protein: MYHSKITGLGFYVPERVVTNDDLSKKMDTSDAWIRERTGIQERRHVVPGEDTTTTMGVKAARIAIERAGIDKDQIDFIVFATLSPDYYFPGPGVLVQRDLELPTVGALDVRNQCSGFVYALSVADQYIRSGMYENILVIGSELHSKGLDMSTRGRGVSVIFGDGAGAAVLSRETDTSKGILSSHLHSEGQHAEELAVTAPGMGQRWVTDILEDADPEDTSFYPVMNGQFVFKNAVVRFSEVIREGLRANGLDTGDIDMLIPHQANLRISQFIQQKFGLSDDQVYNNIMHYGNTTAASIPIALTEAWEKGKIKAGDLVVLAAFGSGFTWGSVIIRW; the protein is encoded by the coding sequence ATGTATCATTCAAAAATTACCGGCCTCGGGTTTTATGTACCCGAACGGGTTGTTACCAACGACGACCTGTCAAAGAAGATGGACACCAGCGATGCCTGGATTCGCGAACGCACGGGTATCCAGGAGCGAAGGCATGTGGTGCCCGGGGAGGATACCACCACAACCATGGGGGTCAAGGCAGCACGCATCGCCATCGAGCGGGCCGGGATCGACAAGGATCAGATCGATTTTATCGTATTTGCAACCCTCAGCCCGGACTATTATTTCCCGGGCCCGGGCGTACTGGTCCAGCGTGACCTGGAATTGCCCACCGTAGGGGCCCTGGACGTCCGCAACCAGTGTTCCGGTTTTGTCTATGCCCTCTCGGTGGCCGACCAGTACATCAGATCGGGGATGTATGAGAACATCCTGGTAATCGGGTCGGAACTCCATTCAAAAGGGCTCGATATGTCTACCCGCGGCCGGGGCGTTTCCGTGATTTTCGGGGATGGCGCCGGTGCGGCGGTACTCAGCCGGGAGACCGACACCAGCAAGGGGATCCTCTCCAGCCACTTGCACAGCGAAGGGCAGCATGCCGAGGAACTGGCGGTAACCGCCCCGGGGATGGGGCAGCGCTGGGTGACCGACATCCTGGAGGATGCCGACCCGGAAGACACCTCCTTCTACCCGGTCATGAACGGGCAATTCGTATTTAAGAATGCGGTGGTCCGCTTCAGCGAGGTCATCCGCGAAGGCCTCCGGGCGAACGGCCTGGATACCGGTGATATCGACATGCTGATCCCCCACCAGGCCAACCTGAGGATTTCACAGTTTATCCAACAGAAATTTGGCCTCTCCGACGACCAGGTCTACAACAATATCATGCATTACGGAAACACTACGGCGGCAAGTATCCCGATTGCACTGACCGAGGCCTGGGAAAAAGGTAAAATTAAAGCGGGCGACCTGGTGGTCCTGGCCGCATTCGGGAGCGGGTTTACCTGGGGGAGCGTCATCATCAGGTGGTAG
- a CDS encoding sodium:solute symporter, translating to MNATHILLLIGGYFALLLLISYFTGRNDSNDDFFKAGGQSPWYLVAFGMIGASLSGVTFISVPGWVESSQFSYMQVVFGYLAGYIVIALVLMPLYYRLGVTSIYEYLEQRFGWVSYKVGALSFFVSRVLGAAFRLFLVAIVLQQFVFDAWGVPFEATVVLSIALIWVYTFRGGIKTIVWTDTLQTLFMLLAVGFSIHFINQSLGWSLSDFLASEELEAYSQTWFTDSFADKNHLVKSFLGGMFITICMTGLDQDMMQKNLTCRNLWDAQKNMLSFSVVLVAVNFVFLLLGALLFIYADRFGIALPLMDGSPKSDLLFPEIALNSGLGPVVGTTFMLGLIAAAYSSADSALTSLTTSFCVDFMGIGKLPGAQQKKLRKRVHIGMSLLLIVVVILFKYVLDRNVIDGLLTVATYTYGPLLGLFAFGILTPYALRDSRVWVVAVTAILVVALIANLPPELLGGYEIGYELLPLNGLLTFLGLLLIRKKRTL from the coding sequence ATGAATGCAACCCATATCCTGCTCCTTATCGGGGGGTATTTTGCCCTGCTGCTCCTGATTTCCTATTTCACCGGGCGGAACGATTCCAACGACGACTTTTTTAAGGCGGGCGGGCAGTCACCCTGGTATTTGGTAGCCTTCGGCATGATCGGGGCCTCCCTCTCCGGGGTGACGTTCATCTCCGTCCCGGGCTGGGTAGAATCCTCCCAGTTCAGCTATATGCAGGTGGTATTCGGCTACCTGGCGGGGTACATCGTGATTGCCCTGGTGCTGATGCCCCTATATTACCGGCTGGGGGTGACCTCCATCTACGAATACCTCGAACAGCGATTTGGCTGGGTCAGTTACAAGGTGGGTGCCCTGTCCTTTTTTGTCTCCCGGGTGCTGGGTGCGGCCTTCCGTTTATTCTTGGTCGCCATTGTGCTCCAGCAGTTCGTCTTCGACGCCTGGGGGGTCCCCTTCGAGGCTACGGTGGTCCTGTCCATTGCGCTGATCTGGGTGTATACTTTCCGCGGGGGAATCAAAACCATCGTCTGGACGGATACCCTGCAAACACTTTTCATGCTGCTGGCCGTAGGGTTTTCCATCCACTTCATCAACCAGAGCCTGGGGTGGAGCCTGTCCGATTTCCTGGCGTCCGAAGAGCTGGAGGCTTACAGCCAGACCTGGTTCACGGATTCCTTTGCCGACAAAAACCACCTGGTTAAATCCTTCCTGGGTGGCATGTTCATCACCATCTGCATGACCGGCCTGGACCAGGACATGATGCAAAAAAACCTCACCTGCCGCAACCTGTGGGATGCGCAAAAAAATATGCTTTCCTTTTCGGTGGTCCTGGTTGCCGTGAATTTTGTGTTCCTGCTGCTCGGGGCGCTGCTCTTTATCTATGCCGACCGGTTCGGCATTGCCCTCCCCCTGATGGACGGCAGCCCGAAATCCGATTTGCTTTTCCCGGAAATTGCCCTGAACAGCGGCCTGGGCCCCGTGGTGGGCACCACCTTCATGCTCGGGCTGATCGCCGCGGCATACAGCAGTGCGGACAGCGCCCTGACCTCCCTGACTACTTCGTTCTGCGTGGATTTTATGGGGATCGGCAAGTTACCGGGAGCGCAACAGAAGAAACTCCGCAAGCGGGTACACATCGGGATGAGCCTGTTGCTGATCGTCGTGGTGATCCTCTTCAAATACGTCCTGGACCGCAACGTCATCGACGGGTTGCTCACCGTGGCCACCTATACCTACGGCCCGCTGCTGGGCCTGTTCGCCTTTGGTATCCTGACCCCCTATGCCCTGAGGGATTCCAGGGTCTGGGTGGTAGCCGTGACGGCCATCCTCGTGGTGGCGCTGATCGCCAATTTGCCGCCTGAATTGCTGGGGGGTTATGAAATCGGGTACGAACTCCTCCCGCTGAACGGGTTGCTCACCTTCCTGGGGCTGCTCTTGATACGCAAGAAGCGCACCCTGTAA
- a CDS encoding dihydrolipoamide acetyltransferase family protein, which translates to MSKFELKLPQMGESVAEATLTSWLKEVGDAIEADEAVFEIATDKVDSEVPSEVDGVLVEKRFEVDDVVKVGQVVAVIELNGESDQPDAGREAAGSPDAEASPGSSDTPGKQAAAKESSGQAEAAAAFVEQGEKTARPAPAPVSHGDRFYSPLVRNMAREEGIGQEELDRIPGTGKEGRVTKSDMLAYLESRGQEGAVRSESEPREAAATEAAGPAMAAAPEKGQAPKPAAAATGSPVSISEGDEVIPMSRMGKLIAKHMAESVSTSAHVQSFVEVDVTRIVEWRDRVKADFEKREGEKLTFTPIFMEAVAKALKKFPMMNISVDGDRVIKKKQINLGMAAALPDGNLIVPVIRNADQLNLVGMARAVNDLATRARNNALKPDEVRDGTYTVTNVGSFGSVFGTPIINQPQVGILALGAIRKVPAVIETPSGDFIGIRSKMFLSHSYDHRVVNGALGGLFVKAVADYLEAWDTERDV; encoded by the coding sequence ATGTCAAAATTTGAATTGAAATTGCCGCAGATGGGGGAAAGCGTTGCCGAGGCAACCCTGACCTCCTGGCTGAAAGAAGTAGGAGACGCCATTGAGGCGGACGAGGCTGTCTTTGAGATTGCCACCGACAAAGTCGATTCGGAAGTGCCGAGCGAAGTGGACGGCGTATTGGTGGAAAAGCGCTTCGAGGTAGACGATGTGGTCAAAGTGGGCCAGGTGGTGGCGGTGATTGAACTCAACGGCGAATCCGACCAGCCGGATGCCGGGAGGGAAGCAGCGGGATCCCCCGATGCGGAGGCCTCCCCCGGGTCGTCAGACACCCCCGGGAAACAAGCGGCTGCAAAGGAATCCTCCGGGCAGGCGGAAGCGGCTGCGGCCTTTGTGGAGCAGGGCGAAAAGACAGCCCGGCCGGCCCCTGCGCCGGTTTCGCACGGAGACCGGTTTTATTCGCCCCTGGTGCGGAATATGGCCCGGGAGGAGGGGATCGGCCAGGAAGAACTCGACCGCATCCCGGGTACCGGAAAAGAAGGCCGGGTAACCAAAAGCGACATGCTGGCCTACCTCGAGTCGCGCGGACAGGAAGGGGCCGTCCGTTCGGAAAGCGAACCCCGGGAGGCAGCAGCAACCGAAGCAGCAGGTCCGGCAATGGCGGCAGCCCCCGAAAAAGGCCAGGCGCCCAAGCCTGCAGCGGCGGCGACGGGTTCCCCGGTTTCCATATCCGAAGGGGACGAGGTTATCCCGATGAGCCGCATGGGGAAACTGATCGCCAAACACATGGCCGAAAGCGTATCGACCTCGGCACACGTCCAGAGTTTTGTGGAAGTGGATGTGACCCGCATTGTGGAATGGCGGGATCGCGTCAAGGCGGATTTTGAAAAGCGGGAAGGGGAGAAGCTGACCTTTACCCCGATCTTCATGGAGGCCGTTGCCAAGGCGTTGAAAAAATTCCCCATGATGAATATCTCGGTAGACGGCGACCGGGTGATTAAGAAAAAACAGATCAACCTGGGCATGGCAGCCGCCCTGCCGGACGGCAACCTGATTGTTCCGGTAATCCGGAATGCGGACCAACTCAACCTGGTAGGTATGGCCCGGGCGGTCAACGACCTGGCCACCCGCGCCCGGAACAACGCCCTGAAGCCCGACGAGGTCCGGGACGGAACCTACACGGTAACCAATGTCGGGTCTTTCGGCAGCGTATTCGGTACGCCCATCATCAACCAGCCCCAGGTGGGCATCCTGGCCCTGGGGGCCATCCGGAAGGTCCCTGCCGTCATCGAGACGCCTTCGGGGGATTTCATCGGTATCCGTTCCAAGATGTTCCTTTCCCACAGCTACGACCACCGCGTGGTCAACGGCGCCCTGGGAGGTTTATTCGTCAAGGCGGTAGCCGATTACCTGGAGGCCTGGGATACGGAACGGGACGTATGA
- a CDS encoding Hpt domain-containing protein: MIYNLDKINEMADGDSDFVLSVVSVFLEEVPVDLRELETAIAASNYEQVYKLAHKIKPNVDLLGMEQTRAIALEIETLGKSEGNMETIRERFPVLKRDVEQVIGELRNDFDV, from the coding sequence ATGATTTACAATCTCGACAAAATCAATGAAATGGCCGACGGGGATTCCGATTTCGTACTGTCGGTGGTTTCGGTGTTCCTGGAAGAAGTGCCGGTCGATCTCAGGGAATTGGAAACTGCTATCGCGGCATCGAATTACGAGCAGGTATACAAACTGGCTCATAAGATCAAGCCCAACGTGGACCTGCTGGGAATGGAACAGACCCGGGCGATAGCCCTGGAAATAGAAACCCTGGGGAAGAGCGAGGGGAATATGGAGACTATTCGCGAACGTTTCCCGGTATTGAAACGGGACGTGGAACAGGTGATCGGGGAGCTCAGGAACGATTTTGACGTCTGA
- a CDS encoding competence/damage-inducible protein A, translated as MYAEILTIGDEILIGQIVDTNSAFIAAELHKIGVSVYQISSVQDNREHILTALKEAESRADIVIITGGLGPTRDDITKHTLCEYTGDRLREDKEVLRHIEYLFSNYISTPISDLNRKQALVPSRADVLHNAHGTAPGMWLKGRRGVLVSLPGVPFEMKALFTEHVVPRIIASYDRPVLLHHTLITYGLGESAIADRIETWEDALPGHIRLAYLPNLGKVRLRVSARGTDPEAVQEDLDRYVGELRDQLADILFGESDGEALEATLAKLFTARGATLATAESCTGGAIAAQLTAVPGASNFFLGSVVSYATGVKKDVLGVDPGLIEAHSVVSPEVAGAMAEGARKVLGADIAVATTGNAGPAKGESDAAVGTVAIAVSGPGGTRAEVFTMGNHRERIVRKSVHKAFEMLREEILKF; from the coding sequence ATGTACGCCGAGATACTGACGATTGGCGATGAAATCCTCATCGGGCAGATCGTAGATACCAATTCGGCATTTATTGCCGCCGAACTTCATAAAATCGGGGTGTCCGTGTACCAGATATCCTCGGTGCAGGACAATCGCGAACACATCCTGACCGCCCTTAAGGAAGCAGAGTCCCGGGCGGACATCGTTATAATTACCGGGGGGCTCGGGCCTACCAGGGACGACATTACCAAACACACGCTTTGCGAGTACACCGGAGACCGCCTCCGGGAAGATAAGGAGGTACTCCGCCATATTGAATACCTGTTCAGCAACTATATTTCGACCCCGATTTCCGACCTGAACCGCAAACAGGCCCTGGTACCATCCCGGGCCGATGTCCTGCACAATGCACACGGCACGGCCCCGGGCATGTGGTTGAAAGGCCGCCGGGGCGTGCTGGTTTCCCTGCCGGGTGTCCCGTTTGAGATGAAGGCCCTGTTCACGGAACACGTGGTGCCGCGAATCATCGCCAGCTACGACCGACCGGTATTGCTGCACCATACCCTGATTACTTACGGCCTGGGGGAAAGCGCGATTGCGGACCGGATTGAAACCTGGGAGGATGCCCTGCCCGGCCACATCCGGTTGGCCTACCTGCCCAACCTGGGCAAGGTGCGGCTACGCGTGTCCGCCCGGGGTACCGACCCGGAGGCCGTTCAGGAAGATTTGGACCGCTACGTGGGGGAACTGCGCGACCAATTGGCAGATATTCTTTTCGGGGAATCGGACGGGGAAGCCCTGGAGGCTACCCTGGCCAAGCTTTTCACCGCCCGCGGGGCTACCCTGGCTACGGCAGAGAGTTGCACCGGCGGGGCTATCGCCGCCCAGTTGACTGCTGTCCCGGGCGCTTCGAATTTTTTCCTGGGCAGTGTGGTGAGTTATGCCACCGGGGTTAAGAAAGACGTGTTGGGCGTGGATCCGGGACTGATAGAAGCCCATTCCGTGGTGAGCCCGGAAGTTGCCGGGGCCATGGCGGAAGGAGCCCGGAAGGTGCTGGGGGCGGATATCGCGGTAGCCACCACGGGTAACGCCGGGCCTGCCAAAGGCGAATCGGATGCCGCCGTCGGGACAGTGGCCATCGCGGTCAGCGGCCCCGGGGGGACGCGTGCCGAAGTGTTCACCATGGGCAACCACCGGGAGCGGATTGTCCGGAAGTCCGTCCACAAGGCCTTTGAGATGCTTCGGGAAGAAATCCTAAAATTCTAA
- a CDS encoding fumarylacetoacetate hydrolase family protein encodes MKLICVGRNYAAHIEELKNQRPDSPVLFIKPDSAILPREQDFYIPEFTREVHYEVELLVRIDKVGKHIAPEFAPGYYSQVSVGLDLTARDVQQSLKEKGLPWEKAKGFDGSAVIGEWVPKSRFTGKEYLEFTLECNGRVVQRGDTRHMLWQTDELIAYISTFFTLKKGDIIFTGTPAGVGQVQPNDYLAGKLEGKELFSVNVK; translated from the coding sequence ATGAAACTCATCTGCGTGGGGCGCAACTATGCCGCCCACATCGAGGAACTCAAAAACCAACGGCCGGATTCCCCCGTGCTCTTTATCAAACCGGACTCGGCTATCCTGCCCCGGGAACAGGATTTCTATATCCCGGAGTTTACACGGGAGGTGCACTACGAGGTGGAATTGCTGGTGCGCATCGACAAGGTGGGCAAACACATTGCCCCGGAGTTTGCACCCGGCTATTACAGCCAGGTGAGCGTTGGCCTGGATCTGACCGCCCGGGATGTACAGCAATCGCTCAAGGAAAAGGGCCTGCCCTGGGAAAAGGCCAAAGGCTTTGACGGGTCGGCGGTTATCGGGGAGTGGGTGCCCAAATCCCGGTTCACCGGCAAAGAATACCTGGAATTTACCCTGGAGTGCAACGGACGGGTGGTGCAACGCGGGGATACGCGGCATATGCTCTGGCAAACGGATGAGCTCATCGCCTATATCTCCACCTTCTTTACCCTGAAAAAGGGGGATATAATTTTTACCGGAACCCCGGCCGGTGTTGGACAGGTACAGCCAAATGATTACCTTGCCGGCAAGTTGGAAGGGAAGGAGCTTTTCTCCGTAAATGTAAAGTGA
- the rpmG gene encoding 50S ribosomal protein L33, which yields MAKKGNRVQVILECTEHKESGMPGTSRYITTKNKKNTPDRLELKKFNPILKRMTVHKEIK from the coding sequence ATGGCTAAAAAAGGCAACAGAGTACAGGTGATCCTGGAGTGCACCGAGCACAAGGAATCCGGCATGCCCGGGACCTCCCGCTATATCACGACCAAGAACAAAAAGAATACGCCGGACCGGCTCGAATTGAAGAAATTCAACCCGATCCTCAAGCGTATGACTGTTCACAAAGAGATAAAATAA
- a CDS encoding 3'-5' exonuclease, with amino-acid sequence MKLNLSKPICFFDLETTGTNIATDRIVELAILKVFPNGNKESKTWLVNPGVPIPEEASAIHGITDEKVAGEPTFRELAREVYQMIQGCDLAGFNSNRFDIPLLAEELLRAGVDFDMKNAVSVDVQTIFHKMEKRTLAAAYQFYCGKELTDAHSATADTQATYEVLLSQLDRYSELTNNVQELAAFSTHNDTVDFAGFIRRDENGEEVFGFGKHKGRSVHEVLEQEPGYFGWMLNADFPLYTKKVLTQIKLSKLNNKLG; translated from the coding sequence ATGAAACTGAACCTGAGTAAGCCCATTTGTTTTTTTGACCTGGAGACCACGGGGACCAATATCGCTACCGACCGGATTGTGGAGCTCGCCATCCTGAAGGTATTCCCCAACGGGAACAAGGAAAGCAAAACCTGGCTGGTCAACCCCGGGGTGCCCATCCCCGAGGAGGCGTCCGCCATCCACGGCATCACGGACGAAAAGGTGGCTGGCGAGCCCACCTTCCGCGAACTGGCCCGGGAGGTTTACCAGATGATCCAGGGGTGTGACCTGGCGGGTTTCAATTCCAACCGCTTCGATATCCCCCTCCTGGCGGAAGAGCTTCTGCGGGCCGGGGTGGACTTTGATATGAAAAATGCCGTTTCCGTGGACGTGCAGACTATTTTCCACAAAATGGAGAAGCGGACCCTGGCTGCTGCCTACCAGTTTTATTGCGGCAAGGAGCTGACCGATGCCCACAGCGCCACAGCGGATACCCAGGCTACTTACGAAGTATTGCTCTCCCAACTGGACCGTTACTCGGAACTGACCAACAACGTGCAGGAGCTGGCGGCGTTTTCCACCCACAACGACACCGTGGATTTTGCCGGGTTCATCCGTCGGGATGAAAACGGGGAGGAGGTTTTCGGGTTCGGGAAGCACAAGGGCAGGAGCGTCCACGAGGTATTGGAGCAGGAACCCGGGTATTTCGGGTGGATGCTCAATGCCGACTTCCCGCTGTACACCAAGAAAGTACTCACCCAGATCAAGCTCAGCAAGCTCAACAACAAACTCGGATAA
- the recR gene encoding recombination mediator RecR: MEITSKLLGKAVDEVSQLPGIGKRTALRLVLHLLRQPKARTEKLAEALTSLRSGICRCRECHNISDSERCEICASPKRDRSLICVVEDIRDIMAIESTGHYRGLYHVLGGKISPMEGIGPQDLQIASLVERVRDGGVRELILALSATMEGDTTNFYLYKQLEGVEVELSTIARGIPVGDDLEYADEVTLGRSILQRIPFEGSFKGQDR; this comes from the coding sequence ATGGAAATCACGTCGAAATTACTCGGAAAAGCCGTGGATGAGGTGTCCCAGTTGCCGGGTATCGGCAAGCGCACGGCCCTCCGGCTCGTCCTGCACCTGCTGCGCCAGCCGAAGGCCCGGACCGAAAAGCTCGCCGAGGCGCTCACCAGCCTCCGCTCGGGGATCTGCCGTTGCCGGGAATGCCACAATATATCCGATTCCGAGCGCTGCGAGATTTGCGCCAGCCCCAAACGCGACCGCTCGCTGATCTGCGTCGTCGAGGATATCCGGGATATCATGGCGATCGAGAGCACCGGGCACTACCGGGGGCTCTACCACGTACTGGGCGGGAAGATATCCCCCATGGAGGGCATCGGGCCCCAGGACCTGCAGATCGCATCGTTGGTGGAGCGGGTGCGCGACGGGGGGGTACGCGAGCTGATACTGGCCCTCAGCGCAACCATGGAAGGGGATACGACCAATTTTTACCTTTACAAACAACTCGAGGGGGTGGAGGTGGAACTCTCCACCATCGCCAGGGGGATTCCGGTAGGGGACGACCTGGAGTATGCGGACGAGGTGACCCTGGGCCGGTCCATCCTGCAACGGATCCCATTTGAAGGGTCCTTCAAGGGCCAGGATAGATAG